In Carassius gibelio isolate Cgi1373 ecotype wild population from Czech Republic chromosome B19, carGib1.2-hapl.c, whole genome shotgun sequence, one DNA window encodes the following:
- the polr1h gene encoding DNA-directed RNA polymerase I subunit RPA12 — MSCFSGDLNFCPECGNILPVPGRENTITCPRCSFKIPVRDFTAQVIQSSVVFNPLDQSSSTIDSGEDAELKGPVIDRRCSRCNKEGMVYHTRQMRSADEGQTVFFTCIHCRFQEKEDS, encoded by the exons ATGTCATGTTTTAGTGGTGATCTCAACTTCTGCCCAGAATGTGGGAATATTCTTCCAGTGCCTGGCAGGGAAAATACTATCACCTGTCCACGGTGTTCCTTCAAAATCCCTGTTCGAG ACTTCACAGCTCAAGTGATTCAGTCCTCGGTGGTGTTTAATCCTCTGGATCAGAGCTCCAGCACTATTGACAGCGGAGAAGATGCTGAATTAAAGGGCCCAGTG ATTGACAGGAGATGTTCCCGCTGTAATAAAGAAGGAATGGTTTATCATACAAGACAGATGAGATCTGCAGATGAAGGACAGACGGTTTTCTTCACATGCATACACTGCAG GTTCCAAGAAAAGGAGGATTCATGA
- the ddx39b gene encoding LOW QUALITY PROTEIN: DEAD (Asp-Glu-Ala-Asp) box polypeptide 39B (The sequence of the model RefSeq protein was modified relative to this genomic sequence to represent the inferred CDS: inserted 2 bases in 1 codon; deleted 2 bases in 1 codon; substituted 2 bases at 2 genomic stop codons), which translates to MYFFVVFSQSLHRLNENDVENELLDYEEDEVVRDTGLGHNSGIISIRKEGVKYVSIHSSGFKDFLLRPELLRAIVDCGFGHLSQVQDESIPQAILGMDVLLXKTAVFVLATLQQLEPVTGQVSVLVXCHTRELALQISKEYERFSKNKPSVKVAVFFGGLSIKKDDEVLKKESPHVVVETPGCIXRFNLRHIKHFILDECDKMLEQLHMWRDVQEIFRMTPHEKQVMMFSATLSKEIRPVCRKFMQDVITPLLLLCQQLLPFTRPPHTHLRPP; encoded by the exons ATGTATTTCTTTGTTGTCTTTTCCCAATCTCTCCACAGGTTGAATGAGAACGACGTTGAGAATGAGCTGTTGGACTATGAGGAGGATGAGGTG GTCAGGGACACAGGCCTCGGACACAACAGTGGGATAATATCCATCAGGAAAGAAGGGGTCAAATATGTGTCCATCCACTCCTCAGGATTCAAGGATTTCCTTCTCAGACCAGAACTGCTGAGAGCTATAGTGGACTGTGGATTTGGACATCTGTCGCAGG TTCAGGATGAAAGCATTCCTCAGGCGATCCTGGGGATGGATGTATTATTATAGAAGACGGCTGTCTTTGTGTTGGCTACCCTTCAGCAGCTGGAGCCAGTGACAGGGCAG GTGTCAGTGTTGGT ATGTCACACCCGAGAGCTGGCCTTGCAGATCAGCAAAGAGTATGAGCGCTTCTCCAAAAACAAGCCCAGCGTTAAA GTGGCAGTGTTCTTTGGTGGTTTATCTATAAAGAAGGATGATGAGGTTCTGAAGAAAGAGAGCCCTCATGTGGTGGTGGAAACTCCTGGATGCATTTAGCGTTTCAACCTGCGCCACATCAAGCACTTCATCCTGGACGAATGTGACAAGATGCTGGAGCAGCTTC ACATGTGGCGTGATGTCCAGGAGATCTTTCGTATGACCCCTCACGAGAAGCAGGTCATGATGTTCAGTGCCACCCTGAGTAAAGAGATCCGTCCCGTCTGCAGAAAGTTCATGCAAGATGTAATTACGCCTCTCTTACTTCTATGTCAGCAGCTCCTTCCTTTCACAAGACCACCTCATACCCATTTACGGCCTCCCTGA